Proteins from a genomic interval of Arachis hypogaea cultivar Tifrunner chromosome 10, arahy.Tifrunner.gnm2.J5K5, whole genome shotgun sequence:
- the LOC112716403 gene encoding polypyrimidine tract-binding protein homolog 1 isoform X1 → MSTSTQHQFRYTQTPSKVLHLRNLPWECTDDELVELCRPFGKIVNTKCNVGANRNQAFVEFADLNQAISMVSYYASSSEPAQVRGKTVYIQYSNRHEIVNNKSPGDVPGNVLLVTIEGVEAGDVSIDVIHLVFSAFGFVHKIATFEKTAGFQALIQYTDADTAAAARNALDGRSIPRYLLPEHVGACHLRISYSAHRDLNIKFQSNRSRDYTNPMLPVNHTAIDGALQPVVGPDGKKIEPESNVLLASIENMQYAVTVDVLHTVFSAFGTVQKIAIFEKNGQTQALIQYPDVTTAATAKEALEGHCIYDGGYCKLHLTYSRHTDLNVKAFSDKSRDYTVPQVPAVPWQNPQAGPMYPGTAPALQGQVLGGQMLSWDPAQQTATPSYVSAPGTYPSHTYAAPPTPAYPTAAASSPIAQSNPLVHNASSMGITQPGIPLNVNLQPGGASPSVPASSPLMQASPIAGASPPAHQPYFS, encoded by the exons ATGTCCACGTCAACACAACACCAATTTCGGTACACTCAAACCCCTTCGAAGGTTCTCCACCTTCGCAACCTTCCATGGGAGTGCACCGATGACGAGCTCGTTGAGCTTTGCAGACCCTTCGGCAAGATCGTTAACACTAAGTGCAATGTTGGCGCCAATCGCAACCAGGCTTTTGTCGAATTT GCGGATCTAAATCAAGCCATTTCAATGGTTTCATATTATGCTTCATCTTCCGAGCCTGCTCAAGTTCGTGGTAAAACTGTTTACATTCAATATTCTAATAGACATGAAATTGTCAACAACAAAAGCCCTGGGGATGTTCCTGGTAATGTCTTGTTGGTAACGATTgaaggggtggaagctggagatGTCAGCATTGATGTTATTCACTTG GTGTTTTCTGCGTTTGGCTTTGTACACAAGATAGCTACATTTGAAAAGACTGCAGGTTTTCAG GCTCTGATTCAGTACACTGATGCTGATACTGCTGCTGCTGCTAGGAACGCACTGGATGGAAGAAGCATACCTAG ATACTTGTTACCAGAGCATGTTGGTGCTTGTCACTTGCGTATCTCATACTCAGCTCACAGagatctcaatatcaaatttcaATCTAATCGCAGCAG GGACTACACAAATCCCATGCTTCCTGTTAATCATACTGCCATAGATGGGGCATTACAG CCTGTTGTAGGTCCTGATGGGAAGAAGATAGAACCCGAGAGTAACGTGCTTTTGGCTTCAATTGAAAATATGCAGTATGCTGTCACTGTAGATGTCCTTCACACG GTGTTCTCTGCATTTGGTACTGTGCAGAAAATTGCTATCTTCGAAAAGAATGGCCAAACTCAGGCACTAATTCAATATCCTG ATGTCACAACAGCGGCAACGGCCAAGGAAGCTTTGGAGGGGCATTGCATATATGATGGTGGCTATTGTAAGCTTCATCTAACATACTCTCGTCATACTGATCTCAATGTGAAG GCCTTCAGCGACAAAAGTAGAGACTATACAGTGCCACAAGTTCCTGCAGTACCTTGGCAGAATCCTCAGGCTGGTCCTATGTATCCTGGTACTGCCCCTGCATTACAAGGTCAAGTTCTCGGAGGACAAATGCTATCTTGGGATCCAGCCCAGCAGACAGCTACGCCGAGCTATGTATCTGCACCCGGTACGTATCCCAGTCATACCTATGCAGCTCCTCCAACTCCTGCTTATCCTACTGCTGCCGCATCCTCACCTATTGCTCAGAGCAATCCGCTTGTTCATAATGCAAGTTCCATGGGAATCACTCAGCCTGGGATTCCATTGAATGTGAATTTGCAACCCGGTGGTGCTTCACCTTCAGTTCCTGCTTCGTCGCCTCTTATGCAAGCCAGCCCAATTGCTGGTGCATCACCTCCTGCTCATCAaccttactttagttga
- the LOC112716403 gene encoding polypyrimidine tract-binding protein homolog 1 isoform X2, with amino-acid sequence MSTSTQHQFRYTQTPSKVLHLRNLPWECTDDELVELCRPFGKIVNTKCNVGANRNQAFVEFADLNQAISMVSYYASSSEPAQVRGKTVYIQYSNRHEIVNNKSPGDVPGNVLLVTIEGVEAGDVSIDVIHLVFSAFGFVHKIATFEKTAGFQALIQYTDADTAAAARNALDGRSIPRYLLPEHVGACHLRISYSAHRDLNIKFQSNRSRDYTNPMLPVNHTAIDGALQPVVGPDGKKIEPESNVLLASIENMQYAVTVDVLHTVFSAFGTVQKIAIFEKNGQTQALIQYPDVTTAATAKEALEGHCIYDGGYCLQRQK; translated from the exons ATGTCCACGTCAACACAACACCAATTTCGGTACACTCAAACCCCTTCGAAGGTTCTCCACCTTCGCAACCTTCCATGGGAGTGCACCGATGACGAGCTCGTTGAGCTTTGCAGACCCTTCGGCAAGATCGTTAACACTAAGTGCAATGTTGGCGCCAATCGCAACCAGGCTTTTGTCGAATTT GCGGATCTAAATCAAGCCATTTCAATGGTTTCATATTATGCTTCATCTTCCGAGCCTGCTCAAGTTCGTGGTAAAACTGTTTACATTCAATATTCTAATAGACATGAAATTGTCAACAACAAAAGCCCTGGGGATGTTCCTGGTAATGTCTTGTTGGTAACGATTgaaggggtggaagctggagatGTCAGCATTGATGTTATTCACTTG GTGTTTTCTGCGTTTGGCTTTGTACACAAGATAGCTACATTTGAAAAGACTGCAGGTTTTCAG GCTCTGATTCAGTACACTGATGCTGATACTGCTGCTGCTGCTAGGAACGCACTGGATGGAAGAAGCATACCTAG ATACTTGTTACCAGAGCATGTTGGTGCTTGTCACTTGCGTATCTCATACTCAGCTCACAGagatctcaatatcaaatttcaATCTAATCGCAGCAG GGACTACACAAATCCCATGCTTCCTGTTAATCATACTGCCATAGATGGGGCATTACAG CCTGTTGTAGGTCCTGATGGGAAGAAGATAGAACCCGAGAGTAACGTGCTTTTGGCTTCAATTGAAAATATGCAGTATGCTGTCACTGTAGATGTCCTTCACACG GTGTTCTCTGCATTTGGTACTGTGCAGAAAATTGCTATCTTCGAAAAGAATGGCCAAACTCAGGCACTAATTCAATATCCTG ATGTCACAACAGCGGCAACGGCCAAGGAAGCTTTGGAGGGGCATTGCATATATGATGGTGGCTATT GCCTTCAGCGACAAAAGTAG
- the LOC112716404 gene encoding mitochondrial phosphate carrier protein 2, mitochondrial, producing MAVSVSDRSSHSSSSLIPSFLYSSSSSSLSSLSSGSSGQNFMIRSPKEPSGRRIEMFSPAYYAACTVGGALCCGLTHTAVTPLDLVKCNMQIDPAKYKSISSGFGVLYREQGLRGFFRGWAPTLLGYHAQGAFKYGLYEYFKKYYSDLAGPEFATKYKTLIYLAGSASSESIAGLALCPFEAVKVRVQTQPGFARGLSDGLPKLVRAEGVSGLYKGLVPLWGRQIPYTMMKFASYENTVEMIYKHMIPTTKEESSKMVQLGVSFAGGYIAGILCALVSHPADNLVSFLNNSKGATVADAVNRLGLWGLATRGLPLRIFMIGTLTGSQWLIYDSFKVAVGLPTTGGAAPATTTTLASDSTSQRENTIEVA from the exons ATGGCTGTCTCGGTTTCAGACAGAAGCagccattcttcttcttctctgatccCCAGCTTCCtctactcctcctcttcctcttctttgtcGTCTTTGTCATCAGGTTCTTCAGGTCAGAACTTTATGATTCGTTCTCCGAAGGAACCTTCCGGAAGACGAATTGAGATGTTCTCGCCGGCGTATTATGCTGCTTGCACCGTCGGGGGAGCCCTCTGCTGTGGCCTCACTCACACGGCTGTTACGCCTCTTGACCTTGTCAAATGTAACATGCAG ATTGACCCTGCTAAGTACAAGAGCATCTCTTCTGGATTCGGAGTTTTGTATAGGGAACAAGGGCTTAGGGGATTTTTCAGGGGATGGGCACCTACCCTTCTTGGATACCATGCCCAAGGTGCCTTCAAATATGGACTCTATGAGTACTTCAAGAAATACTATTCTGATCTTGCTGGCCCTGAGTTTGCAACTAAGTATAAGACCCTCATCTACCTTGCCGGTTCGGCGTCTTCCGAGTCCATTGCTGGCCTTGCACTCTGTCCGTTTGAGGCCGTCAAGGTTCGAGTTCAGACTCAGCCTGGCTTCGCCAGAGGACTCTCCGATGGCCTGCCTAAGTTGGTCAGAGCGGAAGGAGTCTCAGG GCTGTACAAGGGACTTGTACCTCTGTGGGGACGGCAGATTCCAT ATACAATGATGAAGTTTGCTTCATACGAGAACACAGTGGAGATGATATATAAGCATATGATTCCCACAACAAAGGAAGAAAGCAGTAAAATGGTGCAACTTGGTGTGAGCTTTGCAGGTGGATACATAGCTGGAATATTATGTGCTCTTGTCTCTCATCCTGCTGACAACCTTGTCTCTTTCCTCAACAATTCTAAAGGGGCAACTGTTGCTGAT GCTGTTAATAGGCTTGGATTATGGGGACTAGCAACCCGTGGTCTGCCTCTTCGTATATTTATGATTGGAACACTCACAGGATCTCAATGGCTCATTTATGATTCATTCAAAGTTGCTGTTGGCCT gcCAACTACCGGTGGTGCTGCTCCTGCCACTACTACTACTCTTGCTTCCGATTCTACATCTCAGAGGGAAAACACTATAGAAGTTGCTTGA
- the LOC112716407 gene encoding UDP-glycosyltransferase 73C6-like translates to MASQTPQLHFVMFPFMAQGHMIPMMDIAKLLLQRTNVIVTVITTPQNAARLASTFARFVDLGYQIRLIQLQFPYQEASLPEGCENLDMLHSLGNATSFFNAISLLREPVERIFEELLPPPSCIVSDMSLPYTIHIANKFNVPRISFVGMSCFFLMCNDALRISNVWDSIKDETEYFVLPGLPDKIEVTKAQVPGPSDENWNKFYQEVYPAEADTYGIIMNSFQELEPEYERMFKKVRKDKVWCIGPVSLSNKDQLEKAQRGNKVSTEEWMHQKWLDSQKPKSVIYVCLGSLCNLTATQLIQIGLALEESKRPFIWVIREGSQLKRLEKWIKEDGFEERIKDQSLIIRGWAPQLLILSHPSIGGFLTHCGWNSNLEAICAGVPMLTWPLFADQFLNEKLVVKVLKIGVMVGVRNPMVWGKEEEIGVLVKKEDIKIGLEKLMDENNGECEERRKRVRKLAKMAKISVAEGGSSHSNLTMFIQDILHKSMGGI, encoded by the coding sequence atggcttcCCAAACACCACAGCTCCATTTCGTTATGTTCCCATTCATGGCTCAAGGCCACATGATTCCAATGATGGACATAGCAAAGTTATTGCTTCAGCGCACAAATGTTATTGTCACGGTAATCACGACCCCCCAAAACGCAGCAAGATTGGCATCAACCTTTGCTCGTTTCGTCGATTTGGGTTACCAAATTCGACTAATTCAGCTTCAGTTTCCCTATCAAGAGGCGAGTTTGCCAGAAGGGTGTGAGAATCTTGACATGCTTCATTCACTTGGCAATGCCACGAGTTTTTTCAATGCAATAAGCCTTCTAAGGGAACCCGTGGAAAGAATCTTTGAAGAGTTGTTGCCGCCACCAAGCTGCATAGTCTCCGATATGAGTCTACCGTACACAATCCACATTGCTAACAAATTCAACGTTCCAAGGATTTCTTTTGTTGGAATGAGTTGCTTCTTTCTCATGTGTAACGATGCTTTGCGCATCAGTAATGTGTGGGACAGCATAAAGGATGAAACAGAGTACTTTGTTTTGCCAGGTTTACCGGACAAAATTGAAGTCACCAAAGCGCAGGTACCAGGTCCATCGGACGAGAACTGGAACAAGTTTTACCAAGAGGTATATCCGGCCGAAGCAGACACTTATGGAATAATCATGAATTCCTTCCAAGAATTGGAGCCTGAGTATGAAAGAATGTTCAAGAAGGTTAGAAAGGATAAAGTGTGGTGCATCGGTCCGGTGTCACTAAGCAACAAGGATCAGTTGGAGAAGGCTCAAAGAGGCAACAAGGTTTCAACTGAAGAGTGGATGCACCAAAAATGGCTTGATTCTCAAAAGCCTAAGAGTGTAATTTATGTATGTCTTGGAAGTTTATGTAATCTAACTGCAACTCAGTTGATTCAGATTGGTTTAGCCTTAGAAGAATCAAAGAGACCTTTCATTTGGGTCATAAGGGAAGGGAGTCAATTAAAAAGGCTAGAAAAGTGGATTAAGGAAGATGGGTTTGAAGAAAGAATCAAAGATCAGAGCCTTATAATTCGAGGATGGGCTCCTCAGCTGCTAATACTATCACATCCTTCAATTGGAGGGTTCTTGACACACTGTGGCTGGAACTCTAACTTAGAAGCTATATGCGCCGGTGTGCCAATGCTGACGTGGCCGTTATTTGCAGACCAGTTTCTGAATGAAAAACTAGTTGTCAAAGTACTAAAAATTGGAGTGATGGTTGGTGTGAGAAATCCTATGGTGTGGGGGAAGGAAGAGGAGATTGGTGTATTGGTTAAGAAAGAAGATATTAAAATAGGACTAGAAAAGTTAATGGATGAGAATAATGGTGAATGTGAAGAGAGAAGGAAAAGGGTTAGAAAGTTAGCGAAAATGGCTAAAATTTCTGTAGCAGAAGGTGGATCTTCTCATAGTAACTTGACTATGTTTATCCAAGATATTTTGCATAAAAGCATGGGAGGTATATGA
- the LOC140175752 gene encoding uncharacterized protein — MADVPPPSLSELMRMVAELQQANQRMADENQIMAAQIAELNHDRIEHNDARQEGDEEHQSQPTHVSETTQHGEQQPNDEKEEPEDSVGPFTEEVMSFELPKRFTLPLTLTPYDGLGDPKKFIKKFRSIMIVNGASDTVLCRCFPNYLDGPALDWLCALPAGSISRFHQLAKLFEEHFAGSAIYLHDSDYLNTIKQGPNESLKDYMTRFTKVAISIPDLHPEVHLHAIKSGLRPGKFQETIAIAKPKTLAEFREKAKGQIDIEELRQARKSDKSLFREEDKSSSLKKNFKLTPRFDSYTQFNTKREDIIKEILNSKLIKPPRKAGTYQDTKNVDKSKYCTFHQKHGHNTDDCVVAKDLLERLARQGHLDKYIGGHIQKRGSNSTTADLPDQHRGKEKMSSGQYERPRGIINCISGGYASGGHSNSARKRSFRTIYSADVPKQNVTISNPQPEVTFTHADFNSNIQNLDDPVVITLQLGDLLVKKVLLDPGSSADVLFYSTFQKMKLSDNTLQSTGGDLVGFSGERVPVLGSVWLQTTLGEQPLSKTNDIQYLVVDCFSPYNLILGRPFLNKFGAIVSTVYLCVKFPLQDHQVITIHGDHKEARQCYNISMKLQSRSTQQVNNVGLNQKEDTLAELDPRADILDRPKPSDDLQKVYFNNDPNKFTYVGTSLNASEFQAITTFLQQHADLFAWTPSDMPGIDPQIISHRLAINSAIRPVQQKKRKLGEEKRRASMEETQKLINAEFIKEIRFTTWLANVVMNKTAFITDFGNYCYKVMPFGLKNAGATYQRLMDKVFAKQIGRNIEVYVDDMVAKTKVGDDHIIDLTEIFGQVRQYNMRLNPEKCAFAVQGGKFLGFLLTCRGIEANPDKCRAVLDMTSPKTIKEVQRLTGRLAALSRFVPCLASISIPFFQTIKKKNKFEWNDDCEKAFSKLKTTLSQPPILQKPLQGEDLFLYLSVTDWAISSALVTERKKVQHPVYFVSKTLQHAELNYPRIEKLALALIFSARRLRPYFQSHVIHVRTDHPLRQVLHKPEIAGRLIKWAVELSEFDIKYQPRGPIKSQFLADFLAELTIPSEEDHPKQWILYVDGSSNNEGCGAGIRLEDDDGFILEHSIHFAFKASNNQSEYEALLAGLRLCLDLQISAIKVYCDSLLVVQQVTCQKGSRAIKSSDDKHLTSQYSTERCIAEDILALSSDASTRQRQT; from the exons ATGGCTGATGTACCGCCTCCTTCACTGTCCGAACTCATGCGAATGGTAGCTGAGCTGCAACAAGCTAATCAACGGATGGCTGacgaaaatcaaataatggcagcTCAAATTGCCGAACTGAATCATGATCGAATAGAACACAACGATGCTCGTCAGGAGGGGGACGAGGAGCATCAATCCCAACCGACCCATGTTTCAGAAACCACTCAACACGGAGAGCAACAGCCAAATGACGAGAAAGAAGAGCCCGAGGACTCTGTAGGCCCTTTTACAGAAGAAGTAATGAGTTTCGAATTGCCAAAGAGGTTCACCCTGCCGTTGACCCTCACGCCTTATGATGGACTCGGTGATCCGAAGAAATTCATAAAGAAATTCCGATCAATAATGATCGTCAATGGTGCATCTGATACAGTTTTATGTCGGTGTTTTCCGAATTatttagacggtcctgcacttgattggttgtgTGCTTTGCCTGCAGGTTCCATTTCCCGCTTTCATCAGTTGGCGAAGTTATTTGAAGAACATTTCGCCGGATCCGCAATATATTTGCACGATTCCGATTACCTGAACACTATCAAGCAGGGGCCAAACGAAAGTTTAAAGGACTATATGACTCGCTTCACCAAGGTCGCGATCAGCATACCAGACCTCCACCCCGAGGTCCATCTGCACGCAATAAAAAGCGGCCTCCGACCCGGAAAGTTCCAGGAGACGATCGCAATAGCGAAACCGAAGACTCTAGCAGAATTTCGAGAAAAAGCAAAAGGCCAAATTGACATCGAGGAGCTCAGACAAGCTCGGAAATCCGACAAATCACTTTTCCGTGAAGAAGATAAGAGCTCCTCccttaagaaaaattttaaactaacaCCTCGATTTGATTCTTATACGCAGTTTAACACCAAGAGGGAAGACATAATCAAGGAAATCTTGAACTCCAAACTAATCAAGCCGCCAAGGAAAGCCGGCACATACCAAGATACAAAGAACGTGGACAAATCAAAGTACTGCACTTTCCACCAGAAACACGGGCACAATACCGATGATTGTGTAGTCGCCAAGGATCTTCTAGAACGACTAGCACGACAAGGACACCTtgacaaatacattggtggtcaCATCCAAAAACGCGGCTCTAATTCCACAACAGCCGACCTCCCTGACCAACACCGAGGAAAAGAAAAGATGTCCTCAGGCCAATACGAACGACCACGAGGTATAATTAATTGCATTTCAGGAGGATATGCAAGTGGAGGACACTCAAATTCGGCAAGGAAAAGATCGTTTAGAACGATATACTCGGCAGACGTACCGAAACAAAATGTCACAATCTCTAATCCACAACCAGAAGTCACTTTCACACATGCCGACTTCAACTCCAACATACAAAATTTGGACGACCCTGTGGTGATCACCCTGCAGCTAGGAGATCTATTAGTAAAGAAAGTACTCTTAGATCCCGGGAGCAGTGCCGACGTTCTGTTTTACTCCACATTTCAAAAGATGAAGCTCAGCGACAACACGCTACAATCCACAGGAGGAGACTTGGTCGGTTTCTCAGGAGAAAGGGTTCCAGTCCTCGGgtcagtgtggttacaaaccacactgggtGAGCAACCTCTATCCAAAACTAATGATATTCAATATTTAGTAGTTGACTGTTTCAGCCCATATAACcttatccttggcagaccttttttaaataaattcgGCGCTATTGTATCTACAGTTTACCTCTGTGTCAAGTTCCCACTGCAGGACCACCAGGTCATTACAATCCATGGAGACCATAAAGAGGCAAGACAATGCTACAATATCAGCATGAAACTCCAAAGTCGCTCAACGCAACAAGTCAACAACGTCGGCCTAAACCAAAAGGAGGACACGCTAGCCGAACTTGATCCAAGAGCCGACATCCTCGATCGCCCAAAACCCTCTGATGACCTACAGAAAGTGTATTTCAACAATGACCCTAATAAATTCACATATGTAGGCACCTCACTCAATGCATCCGAGTTTCAAGCTATAACAACCTTCCTACAGCAACACGCCGACCTTTTCGCATGGACACCATCAGATATGCCCGGAATCGACCCACAGATCATCAGTCATAGACTAGCCATAAACTCGGCAATCCGACCAGTACAACAGAAGAAACGCAAACTCGGCGAAGAAAAAAGGAGAGCGtcaatggaagaaacacaaaagCTCATCAACGCAGAATTCATCAAAGAGATCAGGTTCACCACCTGGTTAGCcaatgtggtaatg AATAAAACAGCTTTTATCACCGATTTCGGTAACTATTGTTATAAAGTTATGCCATTTGGACTAAAGAACGCAGGTGCAACTTACCAACGCCTTATGGACAAGGTATTCGCCAAACAAATCGGCAGGAATATTGAAGTATATGTCGACGACATGGTCGCCAAAACAAAAGTTGGAGATGATCACATCATCGACCTTACCGAAATATTTGGCCAAGTCCGCCAATACAACATGCGTCTCAATCCCGAGAAATGTGCATTTGCAGTTCAAGGGGGtaagtttttaggttttctactAACATGCAGGGGAATAGAGGCGAATCCAGACAAATGCCGAGCAGTGCTGGACATGACCAGTCCCAAAACAATAAAGGAAGTCCAGCGCCTCACAGGACGACTCGCTGCCCTTTCCAGATTTGTTCCTTGCCTTGCCTCAATCTCCATTCCTTTTTtccaaacaattaaaaagaaaaataaatttgaatggAACGACGATTGTGAAAAggcattttcaaaattaaaaacaaccTTATCACAACCGCCGATTCTACAAAAACCCCTACAAGGGGAGGATTTATTTCTGTATCTATCAGTTACTGATTGGGCGATAAGCTCGGCCCTTGTTACAGAAAGAAAAAAAGTTCAGCATCCAGTATACTTCGTCAGTAAGACGCTCCAACACGCCGAACTCAACTATCCAAGGATTGAGAAGCTCGCACTAGCACTAATATTCTCGGCGCGACGCCTCCGACCTTACTTCCAAAGTCACGTTATCCACGTCAGAACCGATCACCCACTAAGACAAGTATTACACAAACCAGAAATTGCAGGTCGACTCATTAAATGGGCAGTCGAACTATCAGAATTCGACATCAAATACCAACCTCGGGGACCGATCAAGTCACAATTCCTCGCGGATTTCCTCGCCGAACTTACAATACCATCAGAAGAGGACCACCCAAAACAATGGATCTTGTATGTGGATGGCTCTTCAAATAACGAAGGTTGTGGGGCCGGAATTCGTCTGGAAGACGACGATGGATTCATATTAGAACACTCGATACACTTCGCTTTCAAAGCGAGCAACAACCAATCTGAATATGAAGCACTACTCGCCGGATTACGACTCTGTTTAGATCTTCAGATCTCCGCGATCAAGGTATACTGTGATTCATTGTTAGTCGTACAGCAG GTAACATGCCAAAAGGGGTCAAGAGCGATAAAAAGTTCCGATGACAAGCATCTTACTTCACAATACTCAACGGAACGTTGTATCGCCGAGGATATACTCGCCCTCTCCTCAGATGCCTCAACAAGACAGAGGCAGACATAG
- the LOC140175899 gene encoding uncharacterized protein isoform X1, with the protein MGFEKEKKDKVDWSYDWVSEDVKSWVSLFCDEAAVREVDANRIVRAGSGVKVELLPCSVDDRIYHRELGFDFFYMHSCVLEELRVRLPFTDFECQILKQLNCAPSQLHPNGWAFLRSFEVLMEFLEELPSVSLFFSLFQAKGVWKGGWVNFNSTPGFGIFKLYKSSFKDFKEMYFKVRSSEEQFPFYIDENLAEKFPLFWCSEPQNILGPEVISPRNECLIEYLVENVDRKNLISMYELLKWEDDKVAVVEYLGGKYPGVSAASLRTRFKSKNLDKEVSSSNVEKVVGGGEVSQPRQGRRKVIVKKRKRSELVELSDDSDGKELDVPLEEIHAFMGNQKRLHEMSEESEAFSVWGKEYPFMAVVDEYCQSSADVTLAKEVGDMAIGQYMQVVGLWLASLGRSQELKYKGVAAEKGEVPVLKEELVKYKKLAAELQGRLTETEKLLKETKENYSKDVEDLKKKESDLVSVQSRLIEVTAQFKDMEKKKADEILDSFVEGFERARLQVKFLVPDADLSSMDPGKIVRDGQLVDDDGDAEGEADNV; encoded by the exons ATGGGttttgagaaagagaaaaaggataAGGTGGATTGGTCTTATGATTGGGTGAGCGAAGATGTTAAATCATGGGTGTCTCTTTTCTGTGATGAAGCGGCGGTGAGGGAGGTTGATGCGAATAGAATAGTGAGGGCGGGTTCTGGGGTGAAGGTGGAATTGTTGCCATGTAGTGTGGATGATAGGATTTATCATCGAGAGTTGGGGTTTGATTTCTTTTACATGCATAGTTGCGTGCTTGAAGAGTTGCGAGTGAGGCTTCCGTTTACGGATTTTGAGTGTCAGATTCTTAAACAACTTAACTGTGCTCCCTCTCAACTTCATCCTAATGGGTGGGCTTTCCTGAGATCCTTTGAAGTTTTGATGGAATTTTTAGAGGAATTGCCgtctgtttctttatttttttctttgtttcaagCTAAAGGGGTGTGGAAAGGGGGGTGGGTGAATTTCAATAGTACTCCGGGCTTTGGAATCTTCAAACTGTACAAGTCTTCTTTTAAAGACTTCAAAGAGATGTATTTTAAGGTCAGAAGTTCGGAGGAGCAATTCCCGTTTTATATTGATGAAAATCTTGCCGAGAAGTTTCCTCTCTTTTGGTGCTCAGAGCCGCAAAATATACTCGGCCCAGAGGtgatatcaccaaggaatgagtGTTTGATAGAGTATTTGGTGGAGAATGTTGATCGGAAAAATTTGATATCAATGTATGAGTTGCTGAAGTGGGAGGATGATAAAGTTGCTGTTGTAGAGTATCTAG GTGGGAAGTATCCGGGTGTTTCTGCTGCATCGTTGAGGACTCGGTTTAAGAGTAAGAATCTGGACAAGGAGGTATCTTCGTCAAATGTTGAGAAGGTTGTTGGGGGTGGCGAGGTTTCGCAGCCTCGTCAAGGTCGGAGGAAGGTGAttgtgaagaagagaaaaaggtctgAACTTGTGGAGCTATCAGATGATTCTGATGGAAAAGAGTTAGATGTCCCTCTAGAAGAGATACATGCCTTTATGGGAAATCAAAAAAGGCTTCATGAGATGTCTGAAGAGAGTGAGGCTTTTTCAGTTTGGGGAAAGGAGTATCCTTTCATGGCTGTTGTGGACGAGTATTGCCAATCGTCGGCTGATGTAACTCTTGCAAAGGAGGTGGGGGATATGGCTATTGGACAATACATGCAG GTTGTTGGGTTGTGGCTTGCAAGCCTTGGGCGAAGTCAGGAGTTGAAATACAAGGGAGTTGCTGCGGAAAAGGGGGAGGTACCTGTTTTGAAGGAGGAGCTGGTTAAATATAAAAAACTTGCTGCCGAACTTCAAGGTCGTTTAACTGAGACTGAGAAGTTATTGAAAGAGACTAAGGAAAATTATTCTAAAGATGTTGAGgatttgaagaaaaaggaaagcGACTTGGTAAGCGTGCAAAGTCGTCTGATTGAAGTGACCGCTCAGTTTAAGGATATGGAGAAAAAGAAGGCGGATGAGATTTTGGATTCATTCGTTGAAGGTTTCGAAAGGGCAAGGTTGCAAGTGAAGTTTTTGGTTCCGGATGCCGATCTTTCTAGTATGGATCCTGGGAAGATTGTTCGAGATGGGCAGCTTGTTGACGATGATGGGGATGCAGAAGGCGAGGCTGATAATGTttag